In Companilactobacillus allii, one genomic interval encodes:
- a CDS encoding FAD-binding protein, which yields MFKDKYTSWDATYDVAVLGFGGAGATAARFAADNGAKVLLVDAAPEGHEGGNTRYAGQVISSGDNLDDLKEYYKQLAYPLDFDKDLMDTYVEGLYKIPEFLEKYLGVKPFVMGEHKDSPLYKGLYFMAHEYPELPGSKTHELVAVHEGVADAALWKNLRQQVLDRSDKIDVLYETPAIHLIQDSDSKEIIGVQIKHNNELLDIKVRHGVVMTTGGFENNPEMVQTYLGETSLHPIGSLYNKGDGVNMAQDVGAKMYNMANYESYGIFHGLTPKPKSGQRALFMPFDWPEFHQGSVFVVGDDGTRYFDENEIHRHGHIQDHGQWRIPNAQLHPFLVFDQKKYDELSNETNVPYPEFLENTIKANDVNELAQKLNVDIDKIQNTITDFNYFAKAKRDYAFNRDPKTLTAFNDGPFYIIALSQGLLNTVGGPVHNAKAQVIDTDGEVIPKLYSAGELGSMMGRKYNGGSNLAEDLIIGKIAGENAAAGVTNDLTGYDAETSASQHDKNKNIGTLGSDISKDNFKTGPNQYIGKSSAGMGNEIVVRVTVDDNNDIKNVEILKQSESDDYGLKAIEQLPKDIVAKNSIEVDAISGASASSKAIKEAVGNALKKSGNKRG from the coding sequence ATGTTTAAAGACAAATATACTAGCTGGGATGCAACTTATGACGTCGCAGTATTAGGCTTCGGTGGTGCTGGTGCTACTGCTGCACGTTTTGCGGCAGATAATGGTGCTAAAGTATTGTTGGTTGATGCCGCTCCAGAGGGACATGAAGGTGGAAATACTCGTTATGCCGGACAAGTTATTTCATCTGGAGACAACCTTGATGACTTGAAAGAATACTATAAACAACTTGCCTATCCACTTGATTTTGACAAAGATCTAATGGATACATACGTAGAAGGATTGTATAAGATTCCCGAATTTTTAGAGAAGTACCTTGGTGTTAAGCCTTTTGTTATGGGTGAACACAAAGACTCTCCATTATATAAGGGATTATACTTCATGGCACATGAATACCCTGAACTACCCGGATCAAAGACTCACGAATTGGTTGCCGTTCACGAAGGTGTCGCTGATGCTGCACTATGGAAGAACTTAAGACAACAAGTCTTAGACCGATCAGACAAGATTGACGTACTATATGAAACTCCTGCCATTCATCTGATTCAAGATTCCGATAGCAAAGAGATCATCGGTGTACAGATAAAGCATAATAATGAATTATTAGATATCAAAGTTAGACATGGTGTCGTTATGACTACTGGTGGATTTGAGAATAATCCAGAAATGGTCCAAACATACCTTGGCGAAACTAGCCTACACCCAATTGGTTCCCTTTATAACAAAGGTGACGGTGTGAATATGGCTCAAGATGTTGGCGCCAAGATGTACAATATGGCTAACTATGAATCCTACGGAATCTTCCATGGCCTAACACCAAAGCCAAAATCTGGTCAACGTGCTTTATTTATGCCATTTGATTGGCCAGAATTCCATCAAGGTAGTGTCTTTGTAGTTGGAGATGATGGAACTCGTTACTTTGATGAAAACGAGATTCACAGACATGGTCACATACAAGATCATGGACAATGGAGAATTCCAAATGCACAATTACATCCATTCTTAGTCTTCGACCAAAAGAAATACGATGAATTATCAAATGAAACAAATGTCCCCTATCCTGAATTCTTAGAGAACACTATTAAGGCCAATGACGTAAATGAATTAGCACAGAAGTTGAACGTTGATATTGATAAGATACAAAATACAATTACAGACTTCAACTACTTCGCCAAAGCAAAACGTGATTATGCCTTCAATCGTGACCCTAAGACATTGACTGCCTTTAACGACGGACCATTTTATATCATCGCCTTATCTCAAGGACTATTGAACACAGTAGGTGGACCAGTTCATAACGCCAAAGCACAAGTGATCGACACAGATGGAGAGGTCATCCCCAAGCTATATTCTGCCGGTGAATTGGGCAGTATGATGGGACGTAAATACAACGGTGGTAGTAATCTTGCCGAAGATTTAATCATTGGTAAAATTGCCGGAGAAAACGCCGCTGCCGGTGTCACTAATGACCTAACCGGATATGATGCCGAAACATCTGCCAGCCAACATGACAAAAATAAAAACATCGGTACGTTAGGATCTGATATTTCAAAAGACAATTTCAAAACAGGACCCAATCAATATATCGGAAAATCCAGTGCCGGCATGGGCAATGAAATAGTAGTCCGTGTAACAGTTGACGACAATAACGATATTAAAAACGTCGAAATTTTGAAACAAAGTGAATCAGACGATTATGGCTTGAAAGCCATTGAACAATTGCCCAAAGATATTGTAGCTAAAAATTCCATTGAAGTAGATGCAATATCCGGAGCTTCAGCTTCTAGTAAAGCGATTAAAGAAGCCGTTGGCAATGCCCTAAAAAAGAGCGGTAACAAACGCGGGTAG
- a CDS encoding matrixin family metalloprotease: MRRHITSLLLLVVLGSIFLAEYTDVLPTTIQAPIVTNLSKSKGYLESVISKFNPDSFINNSNATSTTQKEATTSTDQQTNSADQTPAFSMVNKFVIGKTYYYHFTDKTPKVARQAFNDAIYAYNQTGVVNLVEGNKQASANSITFSIYYKDEGDNAKTLELGTGGPQLTYRTNDSTKQAINHATAKINMTYPESVSDSVTMHELGHALGLNHSNDATSIMYPTNQGVTSLSDADIAGLKAIYDK, encoded by the coding sequence ATGAGAAGACATATTACATCTCTATTACTACTTGTTGTTCTAGGAAGTATATTTTTAGCAGAATATACTGACGTATTACCAACTACCATTCAAGCTCCAATCGTAACTAACTTGTCAAAATCAAAGGGCTACTTAGAATCAGTGATAAGTAAATTCAATCCTGATAGTTTCATCAATAATTCCAATGCCACAAGCACCACACAAAAAGAAGCTACAACGTCTACTGACCAACAGACCAACTCAGCTGACCAAACACCAGCGTTTTCAATGGTCAACAAATTTGTCATTGGTAAAACTTACTACTATCACTTCACCGATAAAACACCAAAGGTCGCTAGACAAGCCTTTAACGATGCCATATATGCCTATAATCAAACTGGTGTAGTTAATTTGGTTGAAGGTAACAAGCAAGCTAGTGCAAACAGCATTACCTTCTCAATCTATTATAAAGACGAAGGCGACAATGCCAAGACTCTAGAGCTGGGTACTGGTGGACCTCAATTGACTTATAGAACTAATGATTCAACTAAACAAGCAATCAATCACGCCACTGCCAAGATCAATATGACATATCCCGAGTCAGTCAGTGATTCTGTAACAATGCATGAACTTGGACACGCATTGGGTCTAAATCATAGTAATGATGCCACTTCAATCATGTATCCAACTAATCAAGGAGTTACCTCCTTATCTGATGCCGATATTGCAGGTTTAAAAGCTATTTACGATAAATAA
- a CDS encoding MerR family transcriptional regulator, with product MLTITKFAQLANTTRRTLIYYDNKGIFHPIEIDKNGYRLYNYDQLYEITYILSLRKLGLSIKDIDFIINEHTDDDLNSKLNSILINIQNNIDHLENVKKILTTRFSTIPDTFSQQLHTPAIITNTKQNFWRSKQSVTCTEKEIAEIYSDFYKKLDSLSLTNKQDAGFMTQLADSNAALYPDASFCIIKSIVDTKDNIFPICTKESGEYISVITENTGSDICLGLKELKEYIDKNNLKISSTLWQMNLDEKFINKGSSKYVRLEYKLIN from the coding sequence TTGCTAACAATTACTAAATTTGCACAACTCGCAAATACCACTAGGAGAACCTTGATTTATTACGATAACAAAGGTATTTTTCATCCCATAGAAATTGATAAAAATGGATACCGGCTCTACAATTACGATCAATTATATGAAATAACATACATTCTCAGCTTGCGCAAATTGGGCCTATCCATCAAGGATATTGACTTTATAATTAATGAACATACTGATGATGACCTTAATTCAAAGTTGAATTCTATCTTAATTAACATTCAAAACAACATTGATCATCTTGAAAATGTTAAAAAAATATTGACCACAAGATTCAGTACAATACCCGACACTTTCAGCCAACAACTACATACCCCTGCAATCATTACAAATACAAAGCAAAACTTTTGGAGATCCAAGCAGTCAGTCACGTGTACAGAAAAGGAAATCGCAGAAATTTATTCTGATTTCTATAAGAAACTAGACTCCTTATCACTGACTAATAAACAAGATGCAGGATTTATGACTCAACTTGCAGATAGCAATGCCGCTCTTTATCCTGATGCATCATTTTGTATCATTAAAAGTATCGTCGATACCAAAGATAATATTTTCCCCATCTGTACTAAAGAATCTGGAGAGTATATATCAGTGATTACGGAAAATACTGGTTCGGATATTTGTCTGGGATTGAAAGAATTAAAAGAATATATTGATAAAAATAATCTAAAAATAAGTTCCACTCTTTGGCAAATGAATCTAGATGAAAAGTTCATTAATAAGGGATCATCCAAGTATGTTCGTCTGGAATATAAACTAATCAATTGA
- a CDS encoding PspC domain-containing protein, whose protein sequence is MHIPIKRSSNNKVLAGVVGGLAEHFGWNTAIARVLWVIISFTPISGIIAYLVLWLLMEKPDY, encoded by the coding sequence ATGCATATTCCAATTAAACGTTCGAGTAATAATAAGGTTTTGGCGGGGGTAGTTGGTGGTCTAGCTGAACATTTTGGCTGGAATACTGCCATTGCTAGAGTTTTATGGGTGATTATAAGTTTCACGCCAATTTCTGGGATCATTGCTTATTTAGTATTGTGGTTGTTGATGGAAAAACCTGATTATTGA
- the asnA gene encoding aspartate--ammonia ligase, whose amino-acid sequence MHLTIPESYDPKLSVIDTQKAIRYIRETFQDEFGKELNLSRLSAPMFVEKSTGLNDNLNGVETPVSFDMKDLPDQTIEIVHSLAKWKRVALKRYGFGLHEGLYTNMNAIRKDEDLDNIHSIYVDQWDWEKVISKDERTIETLKSTVKDIFKVIKHMEHEVWYKFPEAVYHLPDEIHFVTTQELEDRFPDMTPKERENAITKELGCVFLMQIGGKMKSGKRHDGRAPDYDDWKLNGDILFWYEPLQMALEISSMGIRVSEESMKAQLKDADAEDRLKLPYHKMLLRGELPYTIGGGIGQSRLCMLLLGKAHVGEVQASVWPQDMIDKCYENHIQIL is encoded by the coding sequence ATGCATTTAACAATTCCAGAATCATACGACCCTAAACTATCAGTAATCGATACACAAAAAGCTATCCGCTATATTCGTGAGACATTTCAAGACGAATTCGGTAAGGAACTCAACCTATCACGTTTGTCAGCACCTATGTTCGTCGAAAAATCTACAGGTCTAAACGATAACCTTAACGGTGTTGAAACTCCTGTTTCATTCGATATGAAAGACTTACCTGACCAAACAATTGAAATCGTTCACTCACTAGCCAAATGGAAACGTGTCGCACTAAAGCGTTATGGTTTCGGACTGCATGAAGGTCTCTATACAAATATGAACGCCATTCGTAAAGATGAAGACTTAGACAACATCCACTCAATCTATGTTGACCAATGGGATTGGGAAAAAGTTATTTCAAAAGACGAACGTACTATTGAAACATTGAAGAGTACTGTTAAAGATATTTTCAAAGTCATCAAACATATGGAACACGAAGTTTGGTACAAGTTCCCAGAAGCTGTCTACCATTTACCAGATGAAATCCACTTTGTAACAACACAAGAACTAGAAGACAGATTCCCAGATATGACACCTAAAGAACGTGAGAACGCTATTACCAAAGAATTGGGCTGTGTATTCTTAATGCAAATCGGTGGCAAAATGAAATCAGGCAAAAGACATGACGGACGTGCCCCTGACTATGACGACTGGAAATTAAACGGTGACATTTTATTCTGGTATGAACCTCTACAAATGGCTCTTGAAATTTCAAGCATGGGAATTCGTGTTAGTGAAGAATCCATGAAAGCGCAACTAAAAGATGCTGATGCAGAAGATAGACTCAAGCTTCCATATCACAAGATGTTACTCCGTGGTGAACTACCATATACAATCGGTGGTGGTATCGGACAATCACGTCTATGTATGTTACTACTTGGCAAAGCTCATGTTGGTGAAGTACAAGCCAGTGTTTGGCCACAAGATATGATCGACAAATGTTACGAAAACCATATTCAAATTCTTTAA
- a CDS encoding C69 family dipeptidase produces MEKRIKGSCTTILVGKDASIDGSTIISRNDDGHEALDPQRFVVVSPDEQPRHYESVISKVQIDLPDNPLRYSSIPNSILTNGIWPAAGINSENVGMSATETITTNPRVLGMDPFVEDGIGEEDIVTLVLPYIHSAKEGVQRLGALLKEYGTYEPNGIAFNDNKEVWWLETIGGHHFAAVRIPDDAYVVAPNRMNIDEFDFDSSDTLCSDDLLDLIKKYNLNPDFDKYNLRHIFGSASIKDTVYNNPRTWYGQRFFNPEIENDPMDADLPFICHANRKISIEDVKFVLSSHFENTKYDPYGSGTEDEKTMFRPIGINRNHNVHILQIRNNVPSEIAGIQWLAYGANTFNTVVPFYTNITDTPACYKDATGTFDLNNMYWLSCTTALLGDTDYDFYVDMRNDYELDTMSSFRKLQNDTDEKASGQKDISKFLEEANDKLANDALKRQTKLLGDMVIAGSEHMKLRYNLND; encoded by the coding sequence ATGGAAAAAAGGATCAAAGGTTCATGTACGACAATTTTAGTTGGTAAAGACGCCTCTATAGATGGTTCTACAATAATCTCTAGAAATGATGATGGTCATGAAGCACTAGACCCACAACGTTTTGTCGTCGTTTCACCTGATGAACAACCTAGACACTACGAATCCGTTATCAGCAAAGTTCAAATTGACCTTCCTGATAACCCACTACGATACAGTTCAATTCCTAACTCAATTTTGACTAATGGAATTTGGCCAGCCGCAGGGATCAATAGTGAAAATGTCGGTATGTCAGCTACCGAAACAATCACTACTAATCCACGTGTTCTAGGTATGGATCCATTCGTTGAAGATGGTATTGGTGAAGAAGATATCGTCACACTAGTTTTGCCATATATTCACAGTGCTAAAGAAGGTGTACAACGTCTAGGTGCCTTATTAAAAGAATATGGTACTTATGAACCAAACGGAATTGCCTTTAATGACAACAAAGAAGTTTGGTGGCTTGAAACAATCGGTGGACACCACTTCGCTGCAGTCCGTATCCCAGATGATGCCTATGTTGTAGCACCTAATCGTATGAATATTGATGAATTCGACTTCGATTCAAGCGACACATTGTGCTCAGATGACTTGTTGGACTTGATCAAGAAATACAACTTGAATCCTGACTTTGACAAATACAACTTGCGTCATATCTTTGGTAGTGCATCTATTAAAGATACTGTTTACAACAACCCTCGTACTTGGTATGGTCAAAGATTCTTCAATCCAGAGATCGAAAACGACCCAATGGATGCTGATCTACCATTTATCTGCCACGCTAATAGAAAGATCTCAATTGAAGACGTCAAGTTTGTCTTAAGCTCTCACTTTGAGAATACAAAATATGACCCATACGGTAGCGGTACTGAAGATGAGAAAACAATGTTCCGTCCCATCGGTATCAACCGTAACCATAACGTTCATATTCTCCAAATCAGAAATAACGTTCCAAGTGAAATTGCCGGTATCCAATGGTTAGCTTATGGTGCAAATACCTTCAATACAGTTGTTCCATTCTACACAAATATCACTGACACACCAGCTTGTTACAAAGATGCCACTGGAACATTTGACCTGAATAATATGTACTGGTTAAGTTGTACAACAGCACTTCTCGGTGACACAGATTACGACTTCTACGTTGATATGAGAAACGATTATGAACTAGACACAATGAGTTCATTTAGAAAACTACAAAATGATACCGACGAAAAAGCTTCTGGACAAAAAGATATTAGTAAATTCCTAGAAGAAGCCAATGATAAATTAGCAAATGACGCCTTGAAACGTCAAACTAAGTTGTTAGGTGACATGGTTATCGCTGGGTCAGAACATATGAAACTTAGATATAATTTAAATGATTAG